The following are from one region of the Coffea eugenioides isolate CCC68of chromosome 2, Ceug_1.0, whole genome shotgun sequence genome:
- the LOC113763372 gene encoding ras-related protein RABC2a-like, translating to MASMKNYSRSNSSNSYDYSFKILLIGDSGVGKSSLVLSFISQQYLQDLSPTIGVDFKIKLLTFGGKRMKLTIWDTAGQERFGTLTSSYYRGAHGIILVYDVTRRETFTNLSEIWAKEVELYSTNHDCIRILVGNKVDRDCERAVTVEEGMALAQEHKCLFFECSAKTRANVQQCFKELISKILEAPSLLEKGSTAVKKQILENKQLYQAESRSNCCS from the exons ATGGCTTCGATGAAGAATTATAGTAGGAGTAATAGTAGTAATAGTTATGACTACTCGTTCAAGATTTTGTTAATAGGTGATTCAGGTGTTGGCAAAAGCAGTCTGGTGCTCAGTTTTATTTCGCAACAGTATCTGCAAGATCTCTCCCCCACCATTG GTGTAGATTTCAAGATAAAGCTGCTGACGTTTGGAGGGAAGCGAATGAAACTAACCATATGGGATACAG CTGGACAGGAGAGATTTGGAACATTAACAAGCTCATACTATAGAGGGGCACATGGAATTATACTTG TTTATGATGTAACAAGGCGAGAGACTTTCACAAACTTATCGGAAATTTGGGCAAAGGAAGTAGAGCTTTACTCCACAAATCATGATTGTATCAGGATCTTAGTCGGGAACAAAGTCGATAGG GATTGTGAGAGGGCTGTAACCGTAGAAGAAGGCATGGCTCTGGCACAGGAGCACAAATGTTTATTTTTTGAATGTAGTGCTAAGACCAGAGCAAATGTGCAGCAGTGTTTTAAAGAACTTATATCTAAG ATACTTGAGGCTCCTAGTTTATTGGAGAAAGGATCTACAGCTGTGAAGAAGCAGATTTTAGAAAATAAGCAGCTTTACCAGGCTGAAAGTAGAAGTAATTGTTGTTCTTAA